In Horticoccus luteus, the following proteins share a genomic window:
- a CDS encoding PEP-CTERM sorting domain-containing protein: protein MNLLRSIALTALRRALLPLAIVAFTASASAQILTINVSQPDAVVFTGTGAFASTNYSSNDMVIVALKGFFTSSAPTGQFLSNTDTSTLIPAGSSSTVTMAHPSYQISNWPNVVDLELSHGFGSTAVSYTTTTAALLGYSTFNLSGYALPSAGATGNVYGFDYTTVIGTYVVTTGAIPEPATYALGFGAFALLGALLHRRRLKQS, encoded by the coding sequence ATGAACCTGCTCCGTTCCATTGCCCTCACCGCCCTCCGTCGGGCGTTGCTCCCGCTTGCCATCGTGGCCTTCACCGCCAGCGCGTCGGCTCAAATTCTCACCATCAACGTCAGCCAGCCCGACGCGGTCGTCTTCACCGGCACCGGCGCGTTCGCCAGCACCAACTATAGTTCCAACGACATGGTGATCGTCGCCCTGAAGGGCTTCTTCACCTCCAGTGCGCCCACCGGCCAGTTCCTGAGCAACACCGACACCTCCACACTCATTCCCGCCGGCTCCAGCTCGACGGTGACCATGGCGCACCCGTCCTACCAGATTTCCAACTGGCCCAACGTCGTGGATTTGGAGCTCAGCCATGGCTTCGGCAGCACCGCCGTCAGCTACACCACGACGACCGCCGCCCTGCTGGGTTATTCCACCTTCAATTTGTCCGGCTACGCGCTCCCTTCGGCCGGCGCCACCGGCAATGTTTACGGCTTCGATTATACGACGGTGATCGGCACGTATGTCGTAACGACCGGCGCCATTCCCGAGCCTGCAACCTACGCGCTCGGCTTCGGCGCCTTTGCCCTTCTCGGCGCTCTCCTGCATCGCCGACGTCTCAAACAAAGCTGA
- a CDS encoding YchJ family protein — MSPSPTALPAPQPGQPCSCGSGRLFDDCCGPLLAGTRQPATAEELMRSRFTAHVARDDAYLHRTYQPTAHLPFKDDERLAPLGWTRLVVHSHEPGRNPDHAFVDFSAYFVDEGIEQAHQERAEFNRINGQWLFARPVRSGPAPIKSSAPKIGRNDPCPCGSGKKYKHCCLAKA; from the coding sequence GTGTCTCCCTCTCCGACCGCACTCCCCGCACCTCAACCTGGCCAGCCCTGCTCCTGCGGCAGCGGACGCCTCTTCGACGATTGCTGCGGGCCGCTGCTCGCGGGCACGCGTCAACCCGCCACCGCCGAGGAGTTGATGCGCTCGCGCTTCACCGCTCACGTCGCGCGCGACGACGCCTATCTTCACCGCACCTACCAGCCCACCGCCCATCTGCCGTTTAAGGACGATGAACGCCTCGCGCCCCTGGGCTGGACGCGCCTCGTCGTCCACTCCCACGAACCCGGCCGCAATCCTGATCACGCCTTCGTGGATTTTTCCGCTTACTTCGTCGACGAGGGAATCGAGCAGGCGCATCAGGAGCGTGCGGAGTTTAACCGCATCAACGGCCAGTGGCTCTTCGCCCGCCCAGTCCGCAGCGGTCCCGCCCCGATCAAATCGTCCGCGCCCAAAATCGGCCGCAACGATCCCTGCCCGTGCGGCAGCGGGAAAAAATACAAGCACTGCTGCCTCGCGAAAGCGTAA
- a CDS encoding DUF120 domain-containing protein: protein MKLHGTIGSGQGDFAQWIAKLGDYYECKTGLRLFPGTLNIHFAHDDRLPANCLRLEGREYGGSVNINLVPCNIFGRRAFILRTDGNEAGAGDHPRSIIEIATDIKLRDAFNLTDGSPVEIEID, encoded by the coding sequence ATGAAACTCCATGGCACCATCGGCAGCGGCCAAGGCGACTTCGCGCAGTGGATCGCGAAGCTCGGTGATTACTACGAGTGCAAAACCGGTCTGCGGCTCTTTCCCGGCACGCTGAATATCCACTTTGCTCACGACGATCGCCTGCCCGCTAACTGCCTCCGCCTCGAAGGCCGCGAATACGGCGGATCCGTGAACATCAATCTCGTCCCTTGCAATATCTTCGGTCGCCGCGCGTTCATCCTGCGCACCGACGGCAACGAGGCGGGCGCGGGCGACCATCCCCGTTCCATCATCGAGATCGCGACCGACATCAAACTCCGCGACGCCTTCAATTTAACGGACGGAAGCCCGGTCGAAATTGAAATCGATTAA
- a CDS encoding M16 family metallopeptidase, with product MKTLLLLCLSAALVSVPAAVAADSIASRAVRTTIDGIDVIAYPTGVKDVVTIRGALPAGDAFADDNVAVATLTGMMLDKGTTSADKFAIAQKLESVGATISFDVGTQMAEVNAKCLKKDAALVIGLIAEQLRSPAFSPEEFDKVKKQFAGGLKRQLESTEFRAADAFTRAVYPLGHPNRQPAPDELLAAAASAKLDDVKAFHAKYYGPAHMTLVIVGDLDIPQLQQDITKSFAGWTGGVDVIHPAKAKMTDAARDQNVFMADKTSVTVIMGESSGLRYSDPDYQALRVGTAILGSGFTGRLMSTVRDKEGLTYGIGSNLAHDTFSDGDWKISATFAPALLDQGLASTKRQLDLWYENGVTDQELAHRKTDLIGSFKVGLATTDGMAASLLNTIHRGYDLNWLDEYPKKIDSLTTAQVNGAIKKYVRPDEVYIIKAGTIPGATAAP from the coding sequence ATGAAAACACTCCTTCTTCTCTGCCTCTCCGCCGCGCTTGTCTCCGTGCCCGCGGCCGTCGCCGCCGACAGCATCGCCAGCCGCGCCGTGCGCACCACGATCGATGGCATCGACGTCATCGCATATCCCACCGGCGTCAAAGACGTCGTCACCATCCGCGGCGCCCTCCCCGCCGGCGATGCGTTCGCCGATGACAACGTCGCCGTCGCCACGCTCACCGGCATGATGCTGGACAAGGGCACGACCTCCGCCGACAAATTCGCCATCGCGCAAAAACTCGAAAGCGTGGGCGCCACGATCTCGTTCGACGTCGGCACCCAGATGGCCGAGGTCAACGCCAAGTGCCTCAAGAAAGACGCTGCGCTCGTCATCGGGCTCATCGCCGAGCAACTGCGCTCCCCGGCGTTTTCCCCTGAAGAGTTCGACAAAGTGAAGAAGCAGTTCGCCGGCGGTTTGAAGCGCCAGCTCGAAAGCACCGAGTTTCGCGCCGCCGACGCATTCACCCGCGCCGTCTATCCCCTCGGGCACCCCAACCGCCAGCCCGCGCCAGACGAACTCCTCGCCGCCGCCGCGAGCGCCAAACTCGATGACGTGAAGGCGTTTCACGCGAAATACTACGGCCCCGCGCACATGACGCTCGTCATCGTGGGCGACCTCGACATCCCGCAACTCCAGCAGGACATCACGAAATCCTTCGCCGGCTGGACGGGCGGCGTCGACGTCATCCACCCCGCGAAGGCGAAGATGACCGATGCCGCGCGCGACCAAAACGTATTCATGGCCGACAAGACCAGCGTCACCGTGATCATGGGCGAATCGAGCGGCTTGCGTTACAGCGATCCCGACTATCAGGCATTGCGCGTGGGCACCGCGATCCTCGGCAGCGGTTTCACCGGTCGCTTGATGTCCACCGTTCGCGACAAGGAAGGTCTCACCTACGGCATCGGCTCCAATCTGGCGCACGACACGTTTAGCGATGGCGACTGGAAGATCAGCGCGACCTTCGCTCCGGCGCTCCTCGACCAAGGCCTCGCTTCCACGAAACGCCAGCTCGACCTTTGGTATGAGAACGGCGTCACGGATCAGGAACTCGCCCACCGCAAGACCGACCTCATCGGTTCGTTCAAGGTCGGCCTCGCCACCACCGACGGCATGGCGGCGAGCCTTCTCAACACGATTCATCGCGGCTACGACCTGAACTGGCTCGACGAATATCCGAAGAAAATCGATTCGCTCACGACCGCGCAGGTCAACGGCGCCATCAAGAAATACGTGCGGCCCGATGAAGTCTATATCATCAAGGCTGGCACGATCCCCGGCGCGACCGCTGCACCCTGA
- a CDS encoding sensor histidine kinase translates to MAHRLSQFLFHSLRGRLALLVVAVILPVLLLAATLLAESYRRERDALTRQTELLTRMRRLVVDGVLREKEALLKGLATSAKLESGDFRGFYEQARQVTTSRDEWVVLIGADRQQIINTALPFGAPLPMIHFRDSFRQAALAGQTYVSNLIQGPATGEWLVFVAIPIQREGELRYTLNLAMRPAVLSKLLLGPNIGPGWTVSIVDGDARVVARNRGGEQYIGRQASADMMAAMHASEEGSIETVTLDGIPTISAFSRSRDTPWSVIIGAPRADLYASAHEWVVWVLGAAAVLGALTVAMAWWVSRGVWRGVQSLVADAGALVRTEPLGAAKTGMRETDVVATVLRQSADKLRARELELRLLNESLEARVQKRTKALAEANRDLDDFARIASHDLNEPLRLISSFASLLRAEHSEQLDPAGRTFVERIEASVERLRSLVRDIFTYSRTSALAPKRARVDLNATLGTVLEELAVRMEETGGRVEAEALPVVMGDPTQLHQLLANLVGNALKFRRPDVPSVVKVRAECAPGKVVLIVEDNGIGFDERYAERIFAPFERLHGYNRYDGTGIGLAIVRRIAERHGGSVRATSTPGQGSRFAVTLPVRDEPEAPRK, encoded by the coding sequence ATGGCTCACCGACTTTCCCAGTTCCTTTTCCATTCGTTACGCGGCCGGTTGGCACTGCTGGTGGTCGCGGTCATTCTGCCGGTGTTGCTGCTAGCGGCGACGCTGCTGGCAGAATCCTATCGCCGCGAACGGGATGCCCTCACGCGACAGACGGAGCTGCTCACGCGGATGCGGCGACTCGTGGTCGATGGCGTGCTGCGGGAAAAGGAAGCGTTGCTCAAGGGACTGGCGACTTCCGCGAAGTTGGAGAGTGGGGACTTTCGCGGATTCTACGAGCAGGCGCGTCAGGTGACGACGAGCCGCGACGAGTGGGTGGTGCTGATCGGCGCGGATCGGCAGCAGATCATCAACACGGCGCTGCCGTTTGGGGCGCCGTTGCCGATGATCCATTTTCGCGATTCCTTTCGGCAGGCGGCGCTCGCGGGCCAGACGTATGTTTCGAATTTGATCCAGGGTCCGGCGACGGGCGAGTGGCTGGTGTTTGTCGCGATTCCGATCCAGCGGGAGGGAGAATTGCGTTACACCTTGAATCTCGCGATGCGACCGGCGGTGCTGTCGAAATTACTTTTGGGGCCGAATATCGGGCCCGGTTGGACGGTCTCAATCGTCGATGGCGACGCGCGGGTGGTGGCGCGAAATCGCGGTGGCGAGCAGTATATCGGACGCCAGGCGTCCGCCGACATGATGGCGGCCATGCACGCGAGCGAAGAGGGTTCGATCGAGACGGTGACGCTCGACGGAATCCCCACGATCTCGGCGTTTAGTCGTTCGCGCGACACGCCGTGGAGCGTGATCATCGGAGCGCCGCGGGCGGATTTATATGCGTCGGCGCATGAGTGGGTGGTTTGGGTGCTGGGGGCTGCGGCGGTGCTCGGCGCGCTCACGGTCGCGATGGCGTGGTGGGTGAGCCGGGGCGTGTGGCGCGGCGTGCAGTCGCTGGTGGCGGACGCCGGGGCGCTGGTGCGGACGGAGCCGCTCGGCGCGGCGAAAACGGGCATGCGGGAGACGGATGTGGTGGCGACCGTGTTGCGGCAGAGCGCCGACAAGCTGAGGGCGCGCGAACTGGAGCTGCGGTTGCTCAACGAATCACTGGAAGCGCGGGTGCAGAAGCGCACCAAGGCCCTCGCGGAGGCGAATCGGGACCTGGATGATTTCGCGCGTATTGCGTCGCACGATTTGAACGAGCCGTTGCGGTTGATCAGCTCGTTCGCGTCGTTGTTGCGGGCGGAGCACAGTGAACAACTGGATCCGGCGGGGCGGACGTTTGTGGAGCGGATCGAGGCATCGGTGGAGCGGCTGCGTTCGCTGGTGCGGGATATTTTCACGTATTCGCGAACCTCGGCCCTCGCGCCGAAGCGCGCCCGGGTGGACCTGAACGCGACGCTGGGCACCGTGCTGGAGGAGCTCGCCGTGCGGATGGAGGAGACGGGCGGGCGAGTCGAGGCGGAGGCGTTGCCCGTTGTGATGGGCGATCCGACGCAGTTGCATCAGCTGCTGGCCAATTTGGTGGGCAACGCGCTGAAGTTTCGGCGGCCGGACGTGCCGTCGGTGGTCAAGGTGCGGGCTGAATGCGCGCCGGGGAAGGTCGTCCTCATCGTCGAGGACAACGGCATCGGCTTCGATGAGCGTTATGCCGAGCGGATCTTTGCGCCGTTCGAGCGGTTGCATGGTTACAATCGCTATGACGGGACCGGGATCGGGCTCGCGATCGTGCGGCGCATCGCGGAACGCCACGGCGGCAGCGTGCGGGCGACGAGCACGCCTGGGCAAGGCAGTCGCTTTGCCGTGACGCTGCCAGTGCGCGATGAGCCCGAGGCGCCGCGCAAATAG
- a CDS encoding GNAT family N-acetyltransferase: MSDADCVQRYAADVRLHATCNLPSPYPEGGAASFIDLTLKANDAGKQFTFAVLNSGEFVGLIGLNDVHLEERTAELDYWIGFPFWNRGIATCAASLAIGYAFQSIGLQTLFSSALIRNPASLRVLEKNGFIKVGEHFYNGLWKDRFRGEMLARHRILKFEHPPNQRIECSGPCRSPHERASRRLSDDETPWHHRQRPRRLRAVDREAR; this comes from the coding sequence ATGTCCGACGCGGATTGTGTGCAGCGATACGCCGCAGACGTCCGACTTCATGCTACATGCAATTTGCCGTCTCCATACCCGGAGGGAGGTGCGGCCTCTTTCATCGATTTAACTCTCAAGGCCAACGATGCGGGAAAACAATTCACCTTCGCTGTCCTGAATTCTGGTGAGTTTGTCGGGCTTATTGGACTCAACGACGTCCATCTGGAAGAGAGAACTGCGGAGTTGGATTACTGGATCGGATTTCCGTTTTGGAATAGAGGGATTGCGACCTGCGCCGCTTCCTTGGCGATTGGCTATGCGTTTCAGAGCATTGGTCTGCAGACGTTGTTCAGCAGTGCTTTGATTCGAAACCCTGCGTCTCTCCGGGTCTTGGAGAAGAATGGATTTATTAAGGTCGGTGAACATTTTTATAACGGTCTTTGGAAGGATCGCTTCAGAGGAGAAATGTTAGCACGCCATCGTATCCTCAAATTTGAACACCCTCCAAACCAGCGCATCGAATGCTCGGGGCCGTGTAGAAGTCCTCATGAACGAGCATCTCGTCGATTGAGCGACGATGAAACTCCATGGCACCATCGGCAGCGGCCAAGGCGACTTCGCGCAGTGGATCGCGAAGCTCGGTGA
- a CDS encoding LLM class flavin-dependent oxidoreductase — MVPFSVLDLSPIPQGGTAGDALRRSRELAQHAERLGYRRFWMAEHHNMPGIASAATAVAIGHVAEGTKRIRVGSGGIMLPNHAPLVIAEQFGTLAALFPGRIDLGLGRAPGTDQVTARALRRTRGGADTFPDDVVELMHYFQPASPGQAVRAVPGAGEDVPVWLLGSSLFSAQLAAALGRPFAFASHFAPDALMDALAIYRRDYRPSREWPTPYAMACIGVIAADTDEEAGRLFTSQKLSFVKLRRGEPGPLPPPVASMDGHWSAVEKAGVEHAFSEAVVGAPATVRRGLAAFLARTKVDELMVTAAIYEQAARLHSYALVAQVRDALGEGAPAAKAWQKEEPSGA; from the coding sequence ATGGTGCCTTTTTCTGTGCTGGATTTATCGCCGATACCGCAGGGTGGGACGGCAGGAGATGCGTTGCGCCGCAGCCGGGAGCTCGCGCAACACGCGGAGCGACTGGGCTACCGGCGGTTTTGGATGGCGGAGCATCACAACATGCCAGGGATCGCGAGTGCCGCGACGGCGGTGGCGATCGGGCACGTGGCGGAGGGCACGAAGCGGATTCGCGTGGGGTCGGGCGGCATCATGCTGCCGAACCACGCCCCGCTCGTAATCGCGGAGCAGTTCGGCACTCTCGCGGCGTTGTTTCCCGGCCGGATCGATCTGGGATTGGGGCGCGCGCCGGGCACGGATCAGGTGACGGCGCGGGCGCTGCGACGCACGCGGGGCGGGGCGGATACATTTCCGGACGATGTCGTGGAGCTCATGCATTATTTCCAACCGGCGTCGCCGGGGCAGGCCGTGCGCGCGGTGCCGGGGGCGGGCGAGGACGTGCCGGTATGGCTGCTGGGCTCGAGTCTGTTCAGTGCGCAACTGGCGGCGGCGCTCGGGCGGCCGTTCGCGTTTGCATCGCACTTCGCGCCGGATGCGTTGATGGACGCGCTGGCGATCTACCGGCGCGACTACCGGCCGTCGCGGGAATGGCCGACGCCGTATGCGATGGCGTGCATCGGGGTAATCGCGGCGGATACCGACGAGGAGGCGGGGCGGTTGTTCACGTCGCAGAAATTGAGTTTCGTGAAACTGCGGCGCGGGGAGCCAGGGCCTTTGCCGCCGCCGGTGGCGAGCATGGACGGGCATTGGTCGGCGGTGGAAAAGGCCGGCGTAGAGCATGCGTTCAGCGAGGCGGTGGTGGGCGCGCCGGCGACGGTGCGGCGGGGATTGGCGGCGTTTCTTGCGCGGACGAAAGTGGATGAGTTGATGGTGACGGCGGCGATTTACGAACAGGCGGCGCGGCTGCATTCCTATGCGCTCGTGGCGCAGGTGCGGGACGCGTTGGGTGAAGGTGCGCCCGCGGCAAAAGCTTGGCAAAAGGAAGAACCTTCGGGAGCCTGA
- a CDS encoding M16 family metallopeptidase produces MKRLSLLLLAALAPAFAGAADSPAAPATPEGYSFVKTVGDISEYTLDSNGLDVLLMPDHSSPTLTFMVTYHVGSRNEVTGTTGATHLLEHLMFKGSPNYNDAKGNSVKQFLESVGGNYNASTWLDRTNYYANIGSEHLEGYMAIEADRMRNLWLRDSDRKPEMTVVRNEFERGENSPFQALIKEIFQAAYVAHPYHHSTIGWRSDIENVPIEKLRAFYDTFYWPNNSTVSVIGDFEPAAALALVKKYYGVYPRSPHPIPQIYTTEPEQTGARRVIVKRAGQLGVVCIADKIPAATHPDFAAIQVLGTILGDGKNSRLYRALTDKNISTGVSVFPFANHDPSLMFTFIPLAPGATHEQAEKIALEEIARLRTDGVTDEEVKTAAAKILADAAFQRDGSFAIAGNLNECIAAGDWTLYYSLEDATRKVTAADVKRVADKYLNVDQSTTGWFIPTSSTPAAVAKK; encoded by the coding sequence ATGAAACGTCTGTCCTTGCTCTTGCTGGCGGCTCTCGCCCCGGCATTCGCGGGCGCCGCGGATTCTCCGGCCGCGCCCGCCACCCCCGAAGGTTATTCCTTCGTGAAAACCGTCGGCGACATCTCGGAATATACGCTCGATTCGAACGGCCTCGACGTCCTGCTCATGCCCGACCATTCGAGCCCCACGCTCACCTTCATGGTCACCTACCACGTGGGCTCGCGCAACGAGGTCACCGGCACCACCGGCGCCACGCACTTGCTCGAACATCTCATGTTCAAAGGCAGCCCCAACTACAACGACGCCAAGGGCAACAGCGTGAAACAGTTTCTCGAAAGCGTCGGCGGCAACTACAACGCCTCCACCTGGCTCGACCGCACCAACTACTACGCCAACATCGGCAGCGAACACCTCGAAGGCTACATGGCCATTGAGGCCGATCGCATGCGCAACCTCTGGCTTCGCGATTCCGACCGGAAGCCCGAGATGACTGTCGTGCGCAACGAATTCGAACGCGGCGAAAACTCCCCCTTCCAGGCGCTCATCAAGGAAATTTTTCAAGCCGCCTACGTCGCGCATCCTTATCACCATTCCACCATCGGCTGGCGCAGCGACATCGAGAATGTGCCGATCGAAAAACTGCGCGCGTTCTACGACACGTTCTATTGGCCCAACAATTCCACCGTGTCCGTCATCGGCGACTTCGAGCCCGCTGCCGCGCTCGCGCTCGTGAAAAAATATTACGGCGTCTACCCGCGTTCGCCGCATCCGATTCCGCAGATCTACACGACGGAGCCGGAGCAAACCGGCGCACGCCGCGTGATCGTCAAACGCGCCGGCCAGCTCGGCGTCGTCTGCATCGCCGATAAAATCCCCGCCGCCACGCACCCCGATTTCGCCGCCATTCAGGTGCTCGGCACCATCCTCGGCGACGGCAAAAACAGCCGGCTCTACCGCGCGCTCACCGACAAAAACATCTCCACTGGCGTCAGCGTGTTTCCCTTCGCGAATCACGACCCCTCGCTGATGTTCACCTTCATCCCGCTCGCGCCCGGCGCCACCCACGAGCAGGCCGAAAAAATCGCCCTCGAGGAGATCGCCCGCCTCCGCACCGACGGCGTCACCGATGAAGAGGTGAAGACCGCCGCGGCGAAAATTCTCGCCGACGCCGCCTTCCAACGCGACGGCTCCTTCGCCATCGCCGGCAACCTCAACGAGTGCATCGCCGCCGGCGATTGGACGCTCTATTATTCCCTCGAAGACGCCACGCGCAAAGTCACCGCCGCCGATGTGAAACGCGTCGCCGACAAATATCTCAACGTCGATCAAAGCACGACCGGCTGGTTCATCCCGACCAGTTCCACCCCGGCCGCCGTCGCGAAGAAGTAA
- the nqrF gene encoding NADH:ubiquinone reductase (Na(+)-transporting) subunit F yields the protein MSVETSAASPSAATSPPALDYSLTGVNATRAIELGLAEAEWYQSPVPRDTMRALLERRNGPALRDTLIWFSLLFITAAATYLLWGSWWAVLPYLAYCVLYSQTSDSRWHETSHGTAFKTDWMNNALYEIASFMVKREATLWRWSHTRHHSDTIIVGRDPEINFPRPPDLKGLFLGLFSLHPDYWQRLWLHATGRMRADEKVFVPPTEFGKVYWRARLYLAIYVGSLALSFYWRTPLPALLIIFPNVFGTWLLYVYNLTQHGGLAENVLDHRLNCRTVYMNPVNRFMYWNMNYHVEHHMFPLVPYHRLPQLHALVKDDMPPPYPNILSAWREIIPTVRRQLRDPGYYVRRPLPAPKTHAAAAYPVSTAQPDSAGWLDICPAADLTAANALRFDHGRRTYALYRTADGALFATDGVCTHGNTHLAGGLVIGTQIECPKHNGRFHLHDGSPARPPICRGLATYPIEERAGRLWLNVAHPGGAGARAPKTYRLRVVSNRSVATFIKELVLEPIDAAEKIAFTPGDYLQLDIPAYELIRFREFDIPAPYAAVWEAQHVFDLVARNPQAGRRNNYSLASNQQTERTLRFNVRIATPPPGQDCPPGVGSAYVFNLKPGDTVTAVGPFGDFHLKPTQKEIVCIGGGAGMAPLRAQLSHLFETESTARRVSYWYGARSRQEIFYADYFEQLAAAHPNFTFHLALSSPLPEDNWTTHTGFIHDVVYEQYLRSHPHPQAVEYYLCGPPQMIRACTKMLAALAVPQTQIAFDEF from the coding sequence ATGTCTGTCGAAACCTCCGCCGCCTCCCCGTCCGCCGCCACTTCGCCGCCCGCGCTCGACTACAGCCTCACCGGCGTCAACGCCACCCGCGCGATCGAGCTCGGCCTCGCGGAAGCCGAGTGGTATCAAAGCCCCGTGCCGCGCGACACGATGCGTGCGCTCCTCGAACGTCGCAACGGCCCCGCCCTTCGCGACACGCTCATCTGGTTCTCGCTGCTCTTCATCACCGCCGCCGCGACCTATCTGCTCTGGGGCTCGTGGTGGGCGGTCCTGCCTTACCTCGCCTACTGCGTCCTCTACTCGCAGACCTCCGATTCTCGCTGGCACGAGACGAGCCACGGCACCGCGTTCAAAACCGATTGGATGAACAACGCGCTCTACGAAATCGCCTCGTTCATGGTGAAACGCGAAGCCACCCTCTGGCGCTGGAGCCACACCCGCCACCACAGCGATACGATCATCGTCGGCCGCGATCCCGAGATCAATTTCCCCCGCCCGCCTGACCTCAAGGGACTCTTCCTCGGCCTCTTTTCCCTCCATCCCGATTACTGGCAACGCCTCTGGCTCCACGCCACCGGCCGCATGCGAGCGGACGAGAAAGTTTTCGTCCCGCCCACCGAGTTCGGCAAAGTCTACTGGCGCGCGCGTCTCTATCTGGCGATCTACGTCGGCTCGCTCGCCCTTTCGTTCTACTGGCGCACGCCCCTGCCGGCGCTCCTCATCATTTTCCCTAACGTCTTCGGCACCTGGCTGCTTTACGTTTACAACCTCACCCAACACGGCGGCCTCGCCGAAAACGTCCTCGATCACCGCCTCAACTGCCGGACCGTCTACATGAATCCCGTGAACCGCTTCATGTATTGGAATATGAACTATCACGTGGAGCATCACATGTTCCCCCTCGTCCCCTATCACCGCCTGCCGCAGTTGCACGCGCTCGTGAAGGACGACATGCCGCCGCCCTACCCCAACATCCTCTCCGCGTGGCGCGAAATCATCCCCACCGTCCGGCGCCAGCTCCGCGATCCCGGTTACTACGTCCGCCGTCCCCTCCCCGCGCCGAAGACCCACGCCGCCGCCGCGTATCCGGTTTCCACCGCGCAACCCGATTCCGCCGGCTGGCTCGACATCTGCCCCGCCGCCGACCTCACCGCCGCCAACGCCCTGCGCTTCGATCACGGTCGCCGCACCTACGCGCTCTACCGCACCGCCGACGGCGCCCTCTTCGCGACCGACGGCGTCTGCACCCACGGCAACACCCATCTCGCCGGCGGACTGGTCATCGGCACGCAAATCGAGTGTCCCAAACACAACGGCCGTTTCCATCTCCACGACGGCTCGCCCGCGCGCCCGCCCATCTGCCGCGGCCTCGCCACGTATCCGATCGAGGAACGCGCCGGCCGCCTCTGGCTCAACGTCGCCCATCCCGGCGGCGCCGGCGCCCGCGCGCCCAAAACCTACCGCCTCCGCGTCGTCTCCAACCGCTCCGTCGCCACCTTCATCAAGGAACTCGTCCTCGAACCCATCGACGCCGCCGAGAAAATCGCGTTCACGCCCGGCGATTATCTCCAGCTCGATATTCCCGCCTACGAATTGATCCGCTTCCGCGAATTCGACATCCCCGCGCCCTACGCCGCCGTGTGGGAAGCTCAGCACGTCTTCGATCTCGTCGCGCGCAACCCCCAGGCCGGCCGCCGCAACAACTACTCGCTCGCGAGCAATCAGCAGACCGAACGCACGCTCCGCTTCAACGTCCGCATCGCCACGCCCCCGCCCGGCCAGGATTGCCCGCCCGGCGTCGGCTCCGCGTATGTGTTCAACCTCAAACCCGGCGACACCGTCACCGCCGTCGGCCCGTTCGGCGATTTCCATCTCAAGCCCACGCAAAAAGAAATCGTCTGCATCGGCGGCGGCGCCGGCATGGCTCCGCTCCGCGCGCAGCTCTCGCATCTTTTCGAAACCGAGTCCACCGCCCGCCGCGTGAGCTACTGGTATGGCGCGCGCTCGCGGCAGGAGATTTTCTACGCCGACTATTTCGAGCAGCTCGCCGCCGCGCATCCCAACTTCACCTTCCACCTCGCGCTCTCGTCTCCGCTTCCCGAAGACAACTGGACGACGCACACCGGCTTCATCCATGACGTCGTCTACGAGCAATATCTGCGTTCTCACCCGCATCCGCAGGCCGTCGAGTATTACCTCTGCGGCCCGCCGCAAATGATCCGCGCCTGCACCAAAATGCTGGCCGCCCTTGCCGTGCCGCAGACTCAGATCGCGTTCGACGAATTCTAA